A window of Clostridium sp. 'White wine YQ' contains these coding sequences:
- a CDS encoding amino acid ABC transporter permease: MSSDWIIRIISQNGPMFIRGAGITLLISVIGTILGSIIGLFVGVVRTIPMPQKGVKRYLLKLINIVFSIYIEFFRGTPMIVQAMVIYYGSALAFGINMNRFYAAIFIVSINTGAYMSEIVRGGIVSIDKGQFEAANAIGMNHIQTMLNVILPQVIRNILPATGNEFVINIKDTSVLNVISVTELYFQTKSIAGNNFRYFESFFVACVIYFVMTFTVTRILRFIERKLDGPENYIMYANQMQVETPEDIVQRTRNNYDDRF; the protein is encoded by the coding sequence ATGAGTTCGGATTGGATAATTAGAATTATATCTCAAAATGGGCCAATGTTTATTCGCGGTGCAGGAATTACATTATTAATATCCGTAATTGGAACTATATTAGGTTCAATTATAGGTTTATTTGTAGGAGTTGTTCGTACTATTCCAATGCCTCAAAAAGGCGTAAAAAGGTACTTATTAAAATTGATTAATATCGTCTTTTCAATTTATATTGAATTTTTTAGAGGGACACCAATGATTGTGCAAGCTATGGTAATATACTATGGTTCCGCACTAGCTTTTGGGATAAATATGAATAGATTTTATGCAGCAATTTTTATAGTTTCAATTAATACAGGTGCATATATGTCTGAGATTGTTCGTGGAGGAATTGTTTCAATTGATAAGGGGCAATTTGAGGCAGCTAATGCAATTGGAATGAATCATATACAAACAATGTTAAACGTTATTTTACCACAAGTAATTAGAAATATCTTACCAGCTACAGGAAATGAGTTTGTAATTAATATAAAGGACACCTCGGTACTTAATGTTATTTCAGTAACAGAACTATATTTTCAAACCAAATCAATTGCAGGAAATAACTTTAGATATTTTGAATCGTTTTTCGTTGCCTGCGTTATCTATTTTGTTATGACTTTTACAGTAACAAGAATACTACGTTTTATAGAAAGAAAATTAGACGGACCAGAAAACTATATAATGTATGCAAATCAGATGCAAGTAGAAACTCCAGAAGATATAGTTCAAAGAACTAGGAATAATTATGATGATAGATTTTAA
- a CDS encoding amino acid ABC transporter ATP-binding protein, with translation MEKVIDIRHLSKSFGTHEVLKDIDFSVKKGEVICIIGSSGSGKSTLLRCINLLERPSGGEIIYKGEDILDDKHNINRYRTKLGMVFQQFNLFNNHNVLRNCTVGQMKVLKRTREEAEKVAAKYLKVVGMEQFINAKPKQLSGGQKQRVAIARALSMEPDVMLFDEPTSALDPEMVGEVLKVMKELAELGLTMLIVTHEMGFAEEVSDRVVFMDKGVIAEEGNPKEIFKNPKKERTREFLKRTLRNYE, from the coding sequence ATGGAAAAAGTAATAGATATCAGACATCTAAGCAAATCCTTTGGAACACATGAAGTGCTGAAAGATATAGACTTTTCAGTGAAAAAGGGAGAAGTAATATGTATTATAGGCTCTTCCGGTTCAGGAAAATCAACTCTTTTACGATGTATAAATCTATTAGAGAGACCCAGTGGAGGAGAAATTATATATAAAGGTGAGGATATATTAGATGATAAACATAACATAAATAGATATCGAACCAAATTAGGAATGGTGTTTCAGCAATTTAATTTGTTTAACAATCATAATGTTTTACGTAATTGCACAGTCGGACAAATGAAAGTGTTAAAACGTACAAGAGAGGAAGCAGAAAAAGTTGCAGCAAAATATTTGAAAGTTGTAGGAATGGAGCAATTTATTAACGCTAAACCTAAGCAATTATCGGGAGGACAAAAACAAAGGGTAGCTATAGCAAGAGCTCTTTCCATGGAACCAGATGTTATGCTTTTTGATGAACCTACTTCAGCGCTAGATCCTGAGATGGTTGGTGAAGTGTTAAAGGTTATGAAGGAACTTGCTGAATTGGGCCTTACTATGCTTATAGTAACTCATGAAATGGGATTTGCAGAGGAGGTTTCAGATAGAGTAGTCTTTATGGATAAAGGTGTAATTGCAGAAGAAGGAAATCCAAAAGAAATATTCAAAAATCCTAAAAAAGAACGTACAAGGGAATTTTTAAAAAGAACTCTAAGAAATTACGAATAG
- a CDS encoding DUF4489 domain-containing protein → MREYNCNEERACSIKPPCPTGVILACGQGGYVDLSNMPTNGSTLASVSIDTTLLTRAIVKIDFSCILSYSVTVLEELDLIFTLVRTNIRGEVKELASWPYKILMDQIVSGAEEDQYVFITLEKNESFSIEYCDELLCGSSSTYSIRVNTNYFNITNAVIQSSTMNAIAGSTHY, encoded by the coding sequence ATGAGGGAATATAATTGTAATGAGGAGAGAGCGTGCTCCATTAAGCCTCCATGTCCAACCGGAGTTATTTTGGCATGTGGACAAGGTGGATATGTAGATTTGTCTAATATGCCAACAAATGGATCAACTTTAGCTAGTGTAAGCATTGATACAACTTTATTAACTAGAGCAATTGTAAAGATTGACTTTAGTTGTATATTGAGTTATTCAGTGACAGTACTAGAGGAGCTGGATCTTATTTTTACACTAGTTAGAACTAATATTAGAGGAGAAGTTAAAGAGTTAGCATCTTGGCCCTATAAGATATTAATGGATCAAATTGTTAGCGGAGCAGAAGAGGATCAATATGTGTTTATAACATTAGAAAAAAATGAATCTTTTAGCATTGAGTATTGTGATGAACTATTATGTGGAAGCTCTAGCACCTATTCCATAAGAGTAAATACTAATTATTTTAACATTACAAATGCTGTAATTCAATCTTCAACAATGAATGCTATAGCAGGGTCAACGCATTATTAA